A region from the Drosophila takahashii strain IR98-3 E-12201 chromosome 2L, DtakHiC1v2, whole genome shotgun sequence genome encodes:
- the LOC108055275 gene encoding uncharacterized protein isoform X2: MLLSRENTIHLLSLPKLKKLRLDEFEDVEDLIDNVVEMRGQDVVSFTCNENFWLWLTPNRFQNVRKVCILNEGVVDGIWSLESFNDDLKEFPCLTELYMVDITIWQTGDEFWEMIAFLPQLQLLYLQNHEIEEGFLEFSAATMDKALYQRKDPLVIHFLETTQEDLIFKVLSHPKLEISFTVIKDAYPILEGGLLELELTPLK; this comes from the exons ATGCTTCTCAGCAGGGAAAACACGATACATCTATTGTCTCTGCCTAAGCTAAAGAAACTTCGCCTTGATGAATTCGAAGATGTGGAGGATTTGATCGACAACGTGGTCGAAATGCGGGGACAGGATGTTGTATCCTTTACCTGTAACGAGaacttttggctttggctcaCTCCCAACCGTTTCCAAAATGTGCGAAAAGTGTGCATTTTGAATGAAGGAGTCGTGGATGGAATATGGAGTCTAGAAAGCTTTAACGACGATCTTAAAGAATTTCCTTGCTTGACAGAATTGTATATGGTGGACATCACCATTTGGCAGACTGGCGATGAGTTTTGGGAGATGATAGCCTTCCTTCCCCAGCTGCAGCTACTATATTTGCAAAATCACGAAATTGAGGAAGGATTCTTGGAGTTCAGTGCAGCGACTATGGACAAGGCTTTATATCAACGGAAAGATCCTTTGGTCATACATTTTTTGGAAACTACTCAAGAGGATttg atCTTTAAAGTTCTGAGTCATCCTAAACTAGAGATTTCGTTTACAGTTATTAAGGATGCTTATCCCATTTTAGAAGGCGGACTTTTGGAACTGGAATTAACACCTTTAAAATAG
- the SA1 gene encoding cohesin subunit SA-1, with protein MMARRGGKRIRMDDPPPDYEELHSDALNESTSDADSPTKRMTRLRARGGVRDKPPIIDDDEDDFFAPIARKRKTPATRKDPKERKERVERPRKEPVDKGHHERIDNEREITTDENSLYYIVRHSKNPIASIVDQWIEQYKANRETALVALMQFFINASGCKGKISEDIQYPVDHTAIIRRMTEEFDEESGEYPLIMTGTQWRKFKNNFCDFVQTLVKQCQYSIIYDQFLMDNVISLLTGLSDSQVRAFRHTATLAAMKLMTALVDVALLVSNNFDNAAKQFEAERVKSRDRRASDRLDSLMTKRSELEENMDEIKSMLTYMFKSVFVHRYRDSLPDIRAICMAEIGIWMENYPQNFLDDSYLKYIGWTLHDKIGEVRLRCLQSLLPLYEKDELKGKLELFTSKFKDRIVAMTLDKEFEVSVHAVKLVISILKIHPEILADKDCEIVYELVYSSHRGVAQAAAEFLNVRLFHLTADMEETKTKRGKVRMANTPLVRDLVQFFIESELHEHGAYLVDSFIDSNDMVRDWECMTDLLLEEPGPNEEVLDNKQESTLIEIMVSSVKQSATGEVPVGRASNRKCTLSAKELKAIQDEKAKLTEHFIVTLPSLLEKYQADSEKLANLLAVPQYFDLNLYTTNRQEGNLQALLDRINQVMSMHTGREVLETCAKTLECLCAEGSATYTRCNIARSNIIESAVNKYKDAIEEWRNLIQGEETPNEDDIYNITITLKVLSILYSSHNLNPWELFRSLFQDVEEAQSKENVDRCLPNEALAYCIEACYFSISWGLHYVENDCESLNVAEVVAELRNNLDTFMGACFELTRDGPTVQIQEAAYQSICDLLIIFSDKLARSEIEHIRGLEYKSRMDEHLILDNFVQHYVFSLKQDVAQDETRIEELHKKRNFLACYCKLVVYNIIPTMRAASIFKYYVKCYNDYGDIIKATLGKAREINKVNFAMTLLLSLTTVFKSLQEQHEDGAVSKSSQEFVDLKELAKRFALTFGFDAIKNRESVAAIHRGGIYFAANKESDDPVRAPTRLLFLEVLNEFNYKLLKQDKKVIMSFLDKMIPPAMPSSRAEEWQPLILYRNSLLHGETDQVPVASKRAYTRKRRDHDEEEEEEEDDEEHNDPDYRG; from the exons ATGATGGCGCGTCGCGGGGGAAAGCGAATACGGATGGATGATCCGCCGCCGGACTACGAGGAATTGCACAG CGACGCTCTAAATGAGAGCACCTCGGATGCGGATAGTCCCACCAAGCGGATGACCAGGCTGCGTGCTCGCGGCGGCGTGCGGGATAAGCCGCCCATAATTGATGATGACGAGGACGACTTCTTCGCGCCAATTGCGCGCAAACGAAAGACTCCCGCCACCCGCAAAGATCCGAAGGAACGCAAGGAACGCGTGGAACGGCCGCGCAAGGAGCCCGTGGACAAGGGACACCACGAGCGGATCGACAACGAGCGGGAGATCACTACGGACGAGAACAGCCTGTACTACATTGTGCGGCACTCCAAGAATCCCATTGCC AGCATTGTTGACCAGTGGATTGAGCAGTACAAGGCAAACCGAGAAACCGCGCTGGTCGCCCTGATGCAGTTCTTCATAAATGCCAGCGGCTGCAAGGGCAAAATATCCGAGGATATCCAGTATCCCGTGGACCACACGGCCATCATTCGACGCATGACCGAGGAGTTTGACGAG GAAAGCGGAGAATATCCATTGATCATGACCGGAACTCAGTGGCGAAAGTTCAAGAACAACTTCTGCGATTTTGTGCAAACGCTGGTGAAGCAGTGCCAGTACTCCATCATATACGATCAGTTTCTGATGGACAACGTCATTTCGCTGCTGACGGGCCTGTCGGATTCGCAGGTGCGAGCCTTTCGACACACGGCCACCTTGGCGGCCATGAAGTTGATGACTGCCTTGGTGGATGTAGCCCTGCTAGTTTCGAACAACTTCGACAATGCTGCAAAGCAATTCGAAGCTGAACGTGTTAAG TCTCGCGATCGCCGTGCCTCCGATCGCTTGGACTCACTGATGACTAAGCGTTCCGAATTGGAGGAGAATATGGATGAGATAAAGAGCATGTTGACCTACATGTTTAAATCGGTGTTTGTCCATCGCTACAGGGATAGTCTGCCAGACATACGGGCCATTTGTATGGCCGAGATCGGCATCTGGATGGAGAACTATCCGCAAAACTTTCTGGACGACTCGTACTTAAAGTACATCGGTTGGACGCTGCACGACAAGATCGGGGAGGTGCGCCTGCGCTGTCTGCAATCGTTGCTGCCGCTGTACGAAAAAGATGAGCTGAAAGGCAAGTTGGAGTTGTTCACGTCCAAGTTTAAGGACAGGATTGTGGCAATGACTCTGGACAAAGAGTTTGAGGTGTCCGTTCATGCCGTCAAGCTGGTCATCAGTATTCTAAA aATTCATCCAGAGATTTTGGCTGACAAGGATTGTGAAATCGTCTACGAGTTGGTCTATTCCTCGCATCGTGGTGTTGCTCAGGCAGCCGCTGAGTTCCTGAACGTCCGCTTGTTTCATCTAACTGCTGACATGGAAGAGACCAAGACGAAGCGAGGCAAAGTGCGCATGGCCAATACACCGCTGGTTCGGGACTTGGTGCAATTCTTTATCGAATCCGAGCTGCACGAGCATGGCGCCTATCTTGTGGACTCCTTCATCGATAGCAACGACATGGTTAGGGACTGGGAATGTATGACGGATCTGCTGCTGGAAGAGCCTGGTCCTAACGAGGAGGTTCTGGACAACAAACAGGAATCGACGCTCATCGAGATCATGGTCAGCAGCGTCAAGCAATCGGCCACTGGAGAAGTTCCCGTCGGACGCGCCAGCAATCGCAAATGTACGCTTAGTGCCAAGGAACTGAAGGCTATTCAAGATGAGAAGGCCAAACTGACCGAACACTTTATCGTCACGCTGCCTTCCCTTTTGGAGAAATATCAGGCGGACAGTGAGAAGTTAGCCAACCTGCTTGCGGTTCCCCAGTACTTTGATCTCAATCTGTACACCACCAATCGACAGGAGGGCAACCTACAGGCGCTGTTGGACCGCATCAATCAGGTGATGAGCATGCACACAGGTCGCGAGGTGCTCGAAACATGCGCCAAAACGCTTGAATGCCTTTGTGCCGAGGGAAGTGCTACATACACGAGATGCAATATCGCCAGATCGAACATCATTGAGAGCGCCGTCAACAAATACAAGGACGCAATAGAGGAATGGCGCAATCTTATACAAG GCGAAGAGACCCCCAATGAGGATGACATTTACAACATAACCATCACCCTGAAAGTCCTTTCTATTCTGTACTCCTCGCACAACCTCAACCCCTGGGAGCTGTTCAGATCCCTCTTCCAGGACGTCGAGGAGGCCCAGTCCAAGGAGAACGTAGACCGCTGTCTGCCCAACGAAGCTTTAGCCTATTGCATTGAGGCCTGCTACTTCTCCATCAGTTGGGGCCTTCACTACGTGGAGAACGATTGCGAGTCACTGAACGTGGCCGAGGTGGTGGCCGAGCTGCGCAACAATTTGGACACCTTTATGGGAGCCTGCTTTGAGCTCACTCGCGATGGACCCACAGTGCAGATTCAGGAGGCG GCCTACCAGTCCATCTGCGATCTGCTGATCATTTTCTCGGATAAGTTGGCTCGCAGTGAGATCGAACACATTCGTGGCCTCGAGTACAAGTCGCGCATGGATGAGCACCTCATCCTGGACAACTTTGTGCAGCACTATGTGTTTTCCCTCAAGCAAGATGTGGCCCAGGATGAAACGAGAATCGAGGAGCTGCATAAGAAGCGTAACTTTTTGGCTTGTTACTGCAAGTTGGTGGTGTACAATATTATACCAACAATGCGAGCGGcaagcatttttaaatattatgtcaAG tgCTACAACGATTATGGCGACATAATTAAAGCCACTTTGGGCAAGGCGCGTGAGATAAACAAAGTTAACTTTGCCATGACCCTACTCTTGAGTCTTACCACGGTTTTCAAGAGCCTCCAGGAGCAGCATGAGGACGGAGCTGTTTCGAAGAGCTCCCAAGAGTTTGTAGACCTCAAGGAGTTGGCCAAGCGTTTTGCCCTCACCTTTGGCTTTGATGCCATTAAGAATCGCGAGTCTGTGGCCGCAATTCACCGCGGCGGCATTTATTTTGCTGCCAACAAGGAGTCCGATGATCCAGTGCGAGCACCCACACGTCTGCTATTCCTGGAGGTTTTGAACGAGTTCAACTACAAGCTGTTGAAGCAGGACAAGAAGGTAATCATGAGCTTCCTGGACAAGATGATACCACCCGCCATGCCATCCAGCCGAGCTGAGGAATGGCAACCGCTAATCTTGTATCGCAATTCGTTGCTGCACGGCGAAACTGATCAAGTGCCAGTGGCCAGCAAACGAGCCTACACCCGAAAACGCCGTGATCATG ATgaagaagaggaggaggaggaagacgATGAGGAACATAATGATCCCGATTACAGGGGCTAA
- the LOC108055275 gene encoding uncharacterized protein isoform X1, with translation MTSIVNLNDKCLLKILEFLDLGGQLLLWEATDPKSRLNKVISNCWQSRNNHSLHESFKLRVKNEDPTFELFSGHHMVRWEHLRKLDIVAAFEHLKTKCFQDICQRLQLKFLSVTWRDSEEDAYVEAIGKLQELEELHLELMLLSRENTIHLLSLPKLKKLRLDEFEDVEDLIDNVVEMRGQDVVSFTCNENFWLWLTPNRFQNVRKVCILNEGVVDGIWSLESFNDDLKEFPCLTELYMVDITIWQTGDEFWEMIAFLPQLQLLYLQNHEIEEGFLEFSAATMDKALYQRKDPLVIHFLETTQEDLIFKVLSHPKLEISFTVIKDAYPILEGGLLELELTPLK, from the exons ATGACAAGCATTGTTAACTTGAATGACAAGTGCCTACT taaaattttagAGTTCCTGGATCTTGGGGGACAACTGCTCCTGTGGGAGGCTACTGATCCCAAATCACGCCTGAACAAGGTGATTTCAAACTGCTGGCAGAGCCGAAACAACCACTCTTTACATG AGTCCTTTAAATTAAGAGTTAAGAATGAGGATCCTACCTTTGAACTATTCTCTGGTCATCATATGGTCAGGTGGGAGCACCTAAGGAAATTGGACATTGTCGCTGCCTTTGAGCACTTGAAAACTAAATGTTTTCAAGACATCTGCCAGAGATTGCAGCTTAAGTTTCTAAGTGTGACGTGGAGAGATTCCGAGGAGGACGCCTATGTAGAAGCCATAGGCAAATTGCAGGAACTGGAGGAACTGCATTTGGAACTGATGCTTCTCAGCAGGGAAAACACGATACATCTATTGTCTCTGCCTAAGCTAAAGAAACTTCGCCTTGATGAATTCGAAGATGTGGAGGATTTGATCGACAACGTGGTCGAAATGCGGGGACAGGATGTTGTATCCTTTACCTGTAACGAGaacttttggctttggctcaCTCCCAACCGTTTCCAAAATGTGCGAAAAGTGTGCATTTTGAATGAAGGAGTCGTGGATGGAATATGGAGTCTAGAAAGCTTTAACGACGATCTTAAAGAATTTCCTTGCTTGACAGAATTGTATATGGTGGACATCACCATTTGGCAGACTGGCGATGAGTTTTGGGAGATGATAGCCTTCCTTCCCCAGCTGCAGCTACTATATTTGCAAAATCACGAAATTGAGGAAGGATTCTTGGAGTTCAGTGCAGCGACTATGGACAAGGCTTTATATCAACGGAAAGATCCTTTGGTCATACATTTTTTGGAAACTACTCAAGAGGATttg atCTTTAAAGTTCTGAGTCATCCTAAACTAGAGATTTCGTTTACAGTTATTAAGGATGCTTATCCCATTTTAGAAGGCGGACTTTTGGAACTGGAATTAACACCTTTAAAATAG
- the ihog gene encoding interference hedgehog, whose amino-acid sequence MTLLTSSLLLFSLLTSRLEAIPVLENIPAHPPSHPSPGVRILRAPESLVAPLGDEVVLECETSLQPERFEWTHRSSKSPGAGFKYLRTGTAKANVTQEAAISRLRLLVRPDTLGEYRCIGWFGPLVVTSTGARLELASTSLVASQESEESLQWRVPAGNSVLWSCGQQVQSNPPASWSYYRNGVEIKPEFVGTNGNLFLSNVSSESSGSYSCQATNPASGERIQLAGTLQLQVTPSQRSQSKSPHLLKGQPSSQVITSREGTSLLLLCPGVGSPPPAAVWSSPDVAKNKRWKFYGHALEISNIGLQDAGTYICFQDNGVRPALEHYIQVRVEQPPKIVRPPWADLTNEGARLQLECEATGVPKPHIYWLLNGHSSIDDTEAELSGNSLVLHSVLKRHAGYVQCFARNSLGEDSAGTLLQVNPKQIQEPRESGGTHRPKPNQGTKQKQMVPPSPPNVTRLTDESVMLRWMVPRNDGLPIVIFKVQYRMVGKRKSWQTTNDNIPYGKPKWNSELGKSFTASVTDLKPEHTYRFRILAVYSNNDNKESNTSAKFYLQPGAALDPMPVPELLEIEEHSETAVVLHWSLASDADEQLITGYYAYYRPSSSAGEYFKATIEGAEARSFKIAPLETATIYEFKLQSFSSVSASEFSALKQGRTQRPKTSTTEEPIQQMGDTTTPSHNETFSMSPMLTGTIGGGAVLILLLISTCLCLCRRRSSRGRGNNPNKPRMAELRDDFVPLGNCSPTKQRQRTRHIHITLNPLAQQQQQQAMEEKNDNDQDTAYYQRPTSYDYDPGLRRMSSSSLRRSQRTLERAGGSNGSSNGNNNNLNQSGEAGPVESTGKPGRVLMKRPRLSSRSENLSSGSLNSVGV is encoded by the coding sequence ATGACGCTGCTCACATCCTCGCTGCTGCTCTTCTCGCTGCTGACGTCGCGGCTGGAAGCAATTCCGGTTTTGGAGAATATCCCCGCCCATCCCCCCTCGCACCCCTCGCCTGGCGTGCGAATTCTTCGCGCACCCGAATCTTTGGTGGCGCCCCTGGGAGACGAGGTGGTGCTGGAGTGCGAGACCAGTTTGCAGCCCGAGCGCTTCGAATGGACCCACCGATCAAGCAAATCTCCTGGTGCGGGGTTCAAGTACCTCCGGACGGGAACGGCCAAGGCGAATGTCACCCAGGAGGCGGCCATTTCGCGGCTCAGGCTGCTCGTCCGGCCGGACACTCTAGGGGAGTACCGATGCATTGGCTGGTTCGGTCCACTGGTGGTCACCTCCACCGGTGCCCGACTGGAGCTGGCCAGCACAAGCCTGGTGGCTAGCCAGGAGTCGGAGGAGTCCCTCCAATGGCGTGTGCCCGCTGGAAACTCTGTGCTCTGGTCCTGCGGACAACAGGTGCAATCCAATCCACCCGCCAGCTGGTCTTACTACCGCAATGGAGTGGAAATCAAGCCAGAGTTCGTCGGAACCAATGGAAATCTATTTCTGAGCAATGTGTCCTCGGAATCCTCGGGCAGCTACTCCTGCCAGGCCACCAATCCTGCCTCCGGGGAGAGAATCCAGCTAGCCGGCACGCTGCAACTGCAGGTTACACCAAGCCAGAGGTCGCAGAGCAAGTCACCGCATTTGCTGAAGGGACAGCCGAGCAGCCAGGTGATAACCAGCCGCGAGGGAACctccctgctgctgctgtgtccTGGTGTGGGTTCACCCCCACCCGCAGCTGTCTGGAGCAGTCCCGATGTAGCTAAAAATAAGCGTTGGAAATTTTATGGCCATGCTCTAGAGATCTCCAACATTGGGTTGCAGGATGCAGGCACCTATATCTGCTTCCAGGACAATGGAGTGCGGCCTGCTTTGGAGCACTACATACAGGTGCGCGTGGAGCAGCCGCCGAAGATTGTGCGACCACCCTGGGCGGATCTTACGAACGAGGGAGCCCGCCTGCAGCTGGAATGCGAGGCCACTGGAGTGCCGAAGCCGCACATCTACTGGCTGCTCAACGGACACAGCAGCATTGACGACACGGAGGCTGAGCTGTCCGGTAATAGTCTCGTATTACATAGCGTTTTGAAGCGCCATGCCGGTTATGTTCAGTGTTTTGCCCGAAATTCCCTGGGCGAGGATAGTGCCGGTACTCTACTGCAGGTGAATCCCAAGCAGATTCAGGAGCCCCGCGAATCGGGAGGAACCCACCGTCCAAAACCCAACCAGGGCACGAAGCAGAAGCAAATGGTTCCACCATCTCCACCGAATGTCACCCGACTCACCGATGAATCCGTGATGCTCCGCTGGATGGTGCCGCGCAACGATGGATTGCCCATTGTCATTTTCAAGGTGCAATACCGCATGGTTGGCAAGCGCAAGAGTTGGCAGACTACCAACGATAATATACCCTATGGAAAACCCAAGTGGAACTCTGAGCTGGGCAAGAGCTTCACGGCCTCCGTAACGGATTTGAAGCCCGAGCATACCTACCGTTTCCGCATCCTGGCCGTTTACtccaacaacgacaacaaggAGAGCAACACCTCGGCCAAGTTTTATCTTCAGCCTGGCGCAGCACTTGATCCCATGCCAGTGCCCGAACTGCTGGAGATCGAGGAGCATTCGGAAACGGCGGTGGTTCTGCACTGGAGTTTGGCCAGCGATGCGGATGAGCAACTGATCACGGGCTATTATGCCTACTATCGACCCTCTTCGTCGGCTGGGGAATATTTCAAGGCCACCATTGAAGGAGCCGAGGCGAGGAGCTTTAAGATCGCTCCCCTGGAAACGGCCACCATCTACGAGTTCAAGCTGCAGTCCTTTAGCTCCGTTTCTGCCTCCGAATTTAGTGCCCTTAAGCAGGGACGAACGCAGCGTCCCAAAACCAGTACCACCGAGGAGCCCATCCAGCAAATGGGCGACACTACAACTCCCAGTCACAACGAAACGTTCAGCATGAGTCCCATGCTAACAGGGACAATTGGCGGTGGTGCAGTGCTGATCCTGCTTTTGATCAGCACTTGTTTGTGCCTGTGCCGGCGGAGGAGTTCCCGAGGCAGGGGAAATAATCCGAATAAGCCACGGATGGCTGAGCTGCGGGATGATTTCGTGCCGCTGGGAAACTGTTCACCCACCAAACAGCGCCAGCGAACCCGGCACATACACATCACCCTAAATCCGTTggcccaacagcagcagcagcaggcgatGGAGGAGAAGAACGACAACGACCAGGATACGGCCTACTATCAGCGACCGACTAGCTACGATTACGATCCCGGCTTAAGGAGGatgtcctcctcctcgctgcGTCGCTCACAACGCACGCTGGAACGTGCTGGTGGGAGTAATGGCTCCAGCAacggcaacaataacaatctCAATCAATCCGGTGAGGCGGGTCCTGTCGAATCTACCGGCAAGCCAGGACGTGTGCTCATGAAACGCCCCCGGCTGTCCAGTCGCTCCGAGAACCTCTCTTCCGGCAGCCTCAACAGCGTGGGCGTGTAA
- the Fgop2 gene encoding FGFR1 oncogene partner 2 homolog has translation MSNLSVGQMIMDAQRMASRVKDLDALGTALLEEAETNNRLVESLRQYQDDIESLNRISNNKTNADMVNRIQQQNINSSEILKENRELKICIEDYERVMELMMQKYREHTVSKVLDSKFSFKELYNERMWQVIREQREKINEMAAVMQRAASVDDGMVQRELQTISQLRLENETLRELLQISKQYGSSQRPIRESDHLLEEKAVQTDSQADDSADDLSISGASVENMNNNSVIQMYSSSPEQPTKVTAAAAATNSIITAPVQSQSDTQAPNVTPETTAAAPAEQPEANENNNGPAVNPTSAPPPATTLNDSGEDLAAVAPAT, from the coding sequence ATGTCGAACCTATCCGTGGGCCAGATGATAATGGACGCGCAGCGCATGGCCAGCCGGGTCAAGGACCTGGACGCCCTGGGCACGGCGCTCCTCGAGGAGGCGGAGACCAACAATCGGCTGGTGGAGAGCCTGCGGCAGTACCAGGACGACATCGAATCCCTCAACCGCATCTCGAACAACAAGACCAACGCGGACATGGTCAATCGCATCCAGCAGCAGAATATCAACAGCTCGGAGATCCTCAAGGAGAACCGCGAGCTGAAGATCTGCATCGAGGACTATGAGCGAGTAATGGAGCTGATGATGCAAAAGTATCGCGAGCACACCGTCTCCAAGGTCCTGGACAGCAAATTCAGCTTCAAGGAGCTCTACAACGAGCGCATGTGGCAGGTGATCCGGGAGCAGCGAGAGAAAATCAACGAAATGGCCGCCGTGATGCAGCGGGCGGCCAGTGTGGACGATGGAATGGTGCAGCGGGAGCTGCAGACCATTTCCCAGTTGCGCCTGGAGAACGAGACGCTGCGCGAGCTGCTCCAGATTTCCAAGCAGTACGGCTCCTCCCAGCGACCCATCCGCGAGAGCGACCACCTGCTGGAGGAGAAGGCCGTGCAGACGGACAGCCAGGCGGACGACTCCGCCGACGACCTGTCCATATCGGGCGCCTCGGTGGAGAATATGAACAACAACTCGGTTATCCAGATGTACAGCAGCAGTCCGGAACAGCCAACAAAGGTCACTGCAGCCGCTGCCGCCACCAATTCAATCATCACTGCCCCAGTTCAGAGTCAAAGTGACACACAAGCACCAAATGTGACGCCGGAGACAACGGCGGCGGCGCCGGCTGAGCAACCGGAGGCCAACGAGAACAACAACGGACCTGCAGTCAATCCAACCAGTGCCCCGCCGCCAGCGACGACGCTTAACGATTCTGGCGAGGATCTGGCGGCTGTGGCGCCCGCAACATGA
- the Gas41 gene encoding YEATS domain-containing protein 4: protein MTEFGGDSGGRLKGVTIVKPIVYGNIARSFGKKREEDGHTHQWKVYLKPYFNEDMSIYVKKVHFKLHESYANPNRIVVKPPYEITETGWGEFEVVIKIYFNDQSERPVTCYHILKLFQSPVVDGELTSSTTMDTKKGLVSESYEEIVFQEPTQIMQHYLLLSEQSANGLLTHDTDFEEKKTKTLDNIVNVKQKVKGEIVTLKDKLKLARETISKFKAELAKVQKQPA, encoded by the exons atgACTGAATTTGGAGGAGATTCGGGTGGTCGGCTAAAGGGCGTGACCATAGTCAAGCCCATTGTGTACGGGAACATAGCCCGATCCTTCGGCAAGAAGCGGGAGGAGGACGGACACACGCACCAGTGGAAGGTCTATCTGAAGCCCTATTTCAACGAGGACATGTCCATTTACGTGAAGAAGGTGCACTTCAAGCTGCACGAGAGCTACGCCAATCCGAACAGGATCGTGGTGAAGCCGCCCTACGAGATCACCGAGACCGGATGGGGAGAGTTCGAGGTGGTCATCAAGATATACTTCAACGATCAGTCGGAGCGCCCGGTTACATGCTACCACATCCTGAAGCTCTTCCAGTCGCCCGTCGTCGATGGTGAGCTCACCTCCAGCACAACCATGGACACCAAGAAGGGTCTGGTCTCCGAGTCGTACGAGGAGATCGTTTTCCAGGAGCCCACCCAGATCATGCAGCACTATCTTCTGCTCTCGGAACAGAGTGCCAATGGTCTCTTAACCCACGACACTGATT TTGAGGAAAAGAAGACGAAAACGCTGGACAATATTGTCAATGTAAAACAGAAGGTAAAGGGCGAGATTGTTACACTTAAGGACAAACTAAAGCTGGCACGTGAGACAATTTCAAAATTCAAGGCGGAATTGGCCAAGGTGCAAAAGCAACCGGCGTAA